One Luteolibacter rhizosphaerae DNA segment encodes these proteins:
- a CDS encoding dihydrolipoyl dehydrogenase family protein: protein MYSPFELIVIGGGSAGHAAARTAAELGAKTALVESADELGGLCILRGCMPSKALIETANRMRMTREAARFGFRAGEPQLDLPALRERLHRLIDDFRQDRVHAMEKAPYALLRGSARFRSAKEILFQAENSEPRMLEARTFVIATGSLPSVPQVPGLKDTPFWTSDDVVQLPDIPKRIAILGSGAIGMEFAHLFEGFGCAVTVIARGKRIMGNSDPDIAEAMEAESRERGIRFLKETEAESVSHGPDGFRLKLSGETSELTADALLVATGRRPATAGLGLEEIGIAMEKGRILIDERAATSLRCIYAAGDCASPVPVVHLAVLQGEVAARNALLSLRDDHFSSAAEWPRHSAMSGWFTEPQCVQIGLSETAAKEDGIEVIVGRQTYADHGKGMIAGSRHGFVKVLADPASGRLLGAAGIGPDVVETGHLLQAAIEQQLTLSDYLRIPHYHPTLAEAWSRAVEDAKECSG, encoded by the coding sequence ATGTATTCGCCCTTCGAATTGATCGTGATCGGTGGCGGCAGTGCCGGGCATGCCGCCGCACGGACCGCCGCGGAACTTGGAGCCAAGACCGCGCTGGTGGAATCCGCGGATGAACTCGGCGGGCTCTGCATCCTGCGCGGCTGCATGCCCTCCAAGGCCCTGATCGAAACCGCGAACCGGATGCGCATGACGCGGGAAGCCGCACGCTTCGGCTTCCGCGCCGGGGAACCGCAGCTGGATCTCCCCGCACTACGGGAACGGCTTCACCGGCTGATCGATGACTTCCGCCAAGACCGCGTGCATGCGATGGAGAAAGCTCCCTATGCGTTGCTACGTGGATCCGCCCGCTTTCGCTCGGCGAAGGAAATCCTGTTCCAAGCGGAGAACTCCGAACCGCGGATGCTGGAAGCCCGGACCTTCGTGATCGCCACGGGTTCGCTGCCATCGGTGCCGCAGGTCCCGGGATTGAAGGACACTCCCTTTTGGACCAGCGACGATGTGGTGCAGCTCCCCGATATCCCGAAGCGGATCGCCATCCTTGGCTCCGGCGCGATCGGAATGGAATTCGCCCATCTCTTCGAGGGCTTCGGCTGCGCGGTCACCGTCATCGCCCGCGGCAAGCGGATCATGGGGAACAGCGATCCGGACATCGCGGAGGCCATGGAGGCGGAGAGTCGCGAGCGCGGCATTCGATTCCTGAAGGAAACCGAGGCGGAGTCGGTCTCACACGGACCGGACGGTTTCCGCCTGAAGCTCTCCGGAGAGACCTCAGAACTCACGGCAGATGCCCTGCTCGTCGCCACCGGCAGAAGGCCGGCGACCGCCGGACTCGGGCTGGAGGAGATCGGCATCGCCATGGAAAAGGGTCGGATCCTGATCGACGAACGGGCGGCCACCTCCCTTCGCTGCATCTATGCTGCCGGGGACTGCGCCAGCCCCGTACCGGTGGTGCACTTGGCCGTGCTGCAGGGCGAGGTGGCAGCACGGAATGCGTTGCTCTCCCTGCGGGACGATCACTTCAGCAGCGCCGCCGAATGGCCGCGGCACTCCGCCATGTCGGGCTGGTTCACCGAACCGCAGTGTGTCCAGATCGGGCTCTCCGAGACGGCGGCGAAGGAGGACGGAATCGAGGTGATCGTGGGCCGCCAGACCTACGCCGATCACGGGAAAGGGATGATCGCGGGATCGCGCCACGGCTTCGTCAAGGTGCTGGCTGATCCCGCCAGCGGACGGCTGCTCGGCGCGGCAGGCATCGGCCCGGATGTGGTGGAAACCGGCCACCTGCTGCAGGCGGCGATCGAGCAGCAACTCACGCTCTCCGACTACCTGCGCATTCCCCACTACCATCCTACCCTCGCGGAGGCTTGGTCGCGTGCCGTGGAGGATGCCAAGGAGTGCTCCGGATGA
- a CDS encoding type II toxin-antitoxin system VapC family toxin yields the protein MTTVTIDTSVLLAIFKGEPEGSLWLGKLQQLAETAALRVSPVVLAEVRSFFPSDEPCLEALESLQIQYSELEASSALLAGAVFRKYRQAGGPRTTILPDFMVAAHAAKQADALATNDRGYLRTYFPKLRLVSISEEG from the coding sequence ATGACTACCGTGACGATCGATACTTCAGTTCTTCTCGCCATCTTCAAAGGTGAGCCTGAAGGGAGTCTCTGGCTGGGGAAATTACAGCAGCTTGCCGAGACGGCAGCCCTGCGGGTGAGCCCTGTGGTTCTGGCGGAAGTCCGCTCCTTCTTTCCTTCAGACGAACCTTGTCTCGAGGCTCTCGAATCACTCCAGATCCAGTATAGCGAATTGGAAGCGTCCTCTGCGTTGCTGGCTGGAGCGGTGTTCAGGAAATACCGCCAAGCCGGTGGACCGCGCACCACCATCCTCCCCGACTTCATGGTAGCGGCCCACGCCGCCAAACAAGCGGATGCCCTGGCGACTAATGACAGGGGCTATCTGCGAACTTACTTTCCCAAGTTGCGCTTGGTCTCGATCTCGGAGGAGGGGTGA
- a CDS encoding AbrB/MazE/SpoVT family DNA-binding domain-containing protein → MKARVTSKGQVTIPKALRDKFGILPGGTVDFIETSDGIRLKKVVNHQQGAAVLGCLKDELSGGSVEEWMNGLRGPVEIPGK, encoded by the coding sequence GTGAAAGCTCGGGTCACTTCCAAAGGCCAGGTCACGATTCCAAAGGCTCTGCGGGACAAGTTTGGGATTTTGCCGGGAGGGACCGTGGATTTCATCGAAACTTCGGACGGTATCCGTTTGAAGAAGGTGGTGAACCACCAGCAAGGTGCAGCGGTACTCGGCTGTTTGAAGGATGAGCTCTCCGGGGGATCCGTGGAGGAGTGGATGAATGGTCTGCGCGGTCCCGTCGAGATCCCCGGTAAATGA
- a CDS encoding PQQ-dependent sugar dehydrogenase, protein MSRAQPGLDAPEAIGPFLNGNFPAVESTAAGEWTVRETYQGININLPMHLTPYPGTSKLLCVAKEGRIFLFEDDAAATSTETFLDWRSNTFTASDSGMTWLVFHPEFGQAGSPNRGYVYITYKWAPPSGGNGNEAYWRLSRFTVPDGSQAADPGSEQILIQQYDRQQFHDSGCMMFGPDGYLYVAIGDEGGANDQYNVAQKVDERLFSGILRIDVDQKAGSHGIRRQPVQFAMPSGWPNSFTANYGIPDDNPFVDAGGAHLEEFYAIGLRQPYRFSYDAPTNRIWIGESGQDTEEELCLLAAGANYGWPFIEGASPGPKAMPPVVHGTVTAPVWRVRHADGPDGCVVGGFVYRGSEFPELSGKFLTVDNVSARIRSFDYADGAATGTILTDMPSGSVYSGTSTIGKDHAGEPVFIKINGTGARGRFMKLAVEPPATTNPVWYRFEDRAAANVSGYVSDNPGDRSVDVIDNGLAMQVYDDGSSSGNVIYSAPNGLTPSGMTGNTGGIHTRAGGDGDGYPGNGAGGLAMPDKMGRLDDFTIELSFKPEAGSLTSGSYQCFLGLDGASGTTPIDNEAGPPIQPFRLMRWGRSNPQGNTQVALQNGDLFLDVRTLNPATQQWVSTPIHVIDRNEFLADRWYHLAIVGKVSDGTLRVYSYDNGSYTQIGLANGYVGNLQSGAWSIGRGMYNWNPADHANGAEFDEVRIANVALSPSQFLYAGTWQPTIIVTEPPALLSETGAFSDLATLTPAPGVFPYGVNAPLWSDASAKKRWIALPNDGNHNTTEEKIGFKPNGDWSFPAGTVFIKHFELATDESQPSVHRRLETRFIVMPTTGEPYGVTYHWLPDGSDAELLPGGFSEPITITEAGGGTRVQTWEYPSRTDCRVCHNGNAGHVLGLKTHQLNGDLTYDRTGRTANQLETLGALGWFDSGYNPAQLPWFLKAKNMADNSASLEERVRSYLDSNCAQCHRPGGVRAFFDARFTTPLPAQGLIRGELEVPYFDPGDRVVVPGDLARSILKVRHGTAGTLKMPPIAKSLVDEQAAQVIGDWIQSLPAAPAVHLVAPSGAGGSYTVGVHFSEAVTGLSASDFSVLGASASTLTGSGQDYTLTLTPHGFGDVLVSLPAGKAQGAGGEGNFASAEVLTTVSDASLLAWLKFDNGTGVSATDSSPEENHGTLIGMEESDWIAGKFGGALAFDGAAEVVNMANPVTGDFTISFWMRSTQVFQVANTVPAGRSIVSADSPGPAADFMIGGTQSASGMNRISFQTGWAGGAFPNVVLHGTSAVNTGQWVHIGITRVQASGEMKIYVNGMLEGSANGSTSSLNSNAVLTLGGNAASADFNYQGDLDQFRLHGRALSASEIEDLAQETGGLPPYQQWLATWFAGLTHLHGIALDPERDGISNFGEFAFGTNPQVYDSVQTPLSRAADGSVTLSYLARKAPAGAGYHVLAADDLTTWESIDPELTNIQREDLAGTDYERVTVTYSPPNGTERQFYRIEAVPE, encoded by the coding sequence GCTCACCGAACCGCGGGTATGTGTACATCACCTACAAATGGGCTCCGCCGAGCGGCGGGAATGGCAACGAGGCCTATTGGCGGCTTTCGCGATTCACGGTGCCGGATGGGAGTCAGGCGGCAGACCCCGGCAGCGAGCAGATCCTGATCCAGCAGTATGACCGGCAGCAGTTCCACGATAGCGGCTGCATGATGTTCGGGCCGGATGGCTATCTCTACGTGGCGATCGGGGACGAAGGCGGGGCGAACGATCAGTACAACGTCGCGCAGAAGGTTGATGAGCGGCTCTTCTCCGGGATCCTACGGATCGATGTGGACCAGAAGGCGGGGAGTCATGGGATCCGGCGTCAGCCCGTGCAGTTCGCGATGCCGTCCGGTTGGCCTAACAGTTTCACCGCGAACTACGGTATTCCGGACGACAATCCCTTCGTGGATGCGGGTGGCGCGCATCTGGAGGAGTTCTACGCGATCGGCCTGCGCCAGCCTTATCGCTTCTCCTACGATGCGCCCACGAACCGCATCTGGATCGGCGAGAGCGGACAGGATACGGAGGAGGAGCTGTGCCTGCTCGCTGCCGGGGCGAACTATGGCTGGCCCTTCATCGAGGGGGCTTCGCCGGGGCCGAAGGCGATGCCTCCCGTGGTGCATGGCACGGTGACAGCGCCGGTGTGGCGGGTGCGGCATGCGGACGGGCCGGATGGCTGCGTGGTCGGCGGCTTCGTGTATCGCGGCAGCGAGTTCCCGGAGCTTAGCGGCAAGTTCCTCACGGTGGACAATGTCAGCGCGCGGATCCGCTCCTTTGATTATGCGGACGGGGCGGCCACGGGAACGATCCTCACGGACATGCCGAGCGGTAGTGTTTATAGCGGCACTTCGACCATCGGTAAGGATCACGCGGGCGAGCCGGTCTTCATCAAGATCAATGGCACCGGGGCGCGGGGGCGCTTCATGAAGCTGGCCGTGGAGCCGCCCGCGACGACGAATCCAGTGTGGTATCGTTTCGAGGACCGGGCCGCTGCGAATGTCTCGGGCTACGTCTCGGACAATCCGGGGGACCGGAGCGTGGACGTGATCGACAATGGCCTGGCCATGCAGGTGTACGATGATGGTAGTAGCAGCGGTAACGTCATCTACTCGGCTCCGAATGGTCTCACACCTTCCGGAATGACCGGTAATACCGGTGGCATCCACACCCGCGCGGGCGGTGATGGGGATGGCTATCCCGGCAATGGTGCGGGCGGGCTGGCGATGCCCGACAAGATGGGTAGGCTGGACGACTTCACGATCGAGCTGAGCTTCAAGCCTGAGGCAGGCTCTCTAACAAGCGGCAGCTACCAGTGCTTTCTGGGTCTGGACGGTGCCAGCGGCACCACGCCGATCGACAATGAGGCGGGCCCGCCGATCCAGCCCTTCCGCCTGATGCGCTGGGGCCGGAGCAATCCGCAGGGAAATACCCAAGTGGCGCTGCAGAACGGGGATCTCTTCCTGGACGTCCGCACGCTGAACCCGGCGACACAGCAGTGGGTTTCCACGCCGATCCACGTGATCGATCGCAACGAGTTTTTGGCGGACCGCTGGTATCATCTGGCGATCGTCGGCAAGGTCAGCGATGGCACGCTGCGGGTCTATTCTTACGATAACGGGAGCTACACGCAGATCGGCTTGGCGAACGGCTATGTGGGGAATCTGCAGTCGGGGGCATGGAGCATCGGGCGGGGGATGTACAACTGGAATCCCGCGGATCACGCGAACGGCGCGGAGTTCGATGAGGTCCGGATCGCGAATGTCGCGCTGAGTCCGTCGCAGTTTCTTTACGCCGGGACTTGGCAGCCAACGATCATTGTCACCGAGCCGCCAGCCTTGCTCTCGGAGACCGGGGCGTTTTCGGATCTCGCCACGCTCACGCCGGCGCCCGGGGTGTTTCCGTATGGAGTGAATGCACCCTTGTGGTCGGATGCCTCGGCGAAGAAGCGGTGGATCGCGCTGCCCAACGATGGCAACCACAACACCACGGAGGAGAAGATCGGCTTCAAGCCGAACGGGGATTGGTCCTTTCCCGCCGGGACGGTGTTCATCAAGCACTTCGAGCTGGCGACCGATGAGAGCCAGCCGTCCGTGCACCGGCGCTTGGAGACGCGCTTCATCGTCATGCCGACGACCGGGGAGCCCTATGGCGTGACCTACCACTGGCTGCCGGATGGTAGCGATGCGGAGTTGCTGCCCGGTGGCTTCAGCGAACCGATCACCATCACGGAGGCCGGTGGCGGGACGCGCGTGCAGACTTGGGAATACCCGAGCCGCACGGACTGCCGTGTCTGCCATAATGGCAATGCGGGGCACGTGCTCGGGCTGAAGACGCACCAGCTTAATGGCGATCTCACCTACGACCGGACGGGTCGCACCGCCAATCAGCTTGAGACTTTGGGTGCGCTCGGCTGGTTCGACTCCGGCTACAATCCGGCGCAACTGCCATGGTTCTTGAAGGCGAAGAACATGGCGGATAATTCGGCGAGCTTGGAAGAGCGGGTTCGTTCCTATCTCGATTCGAACTGCGCCCAATGCCACCGTCCCGGCGGTGTGCGCGCATTCTTCGATGCCCGCTTCACCACGCCGCTGCCTGCGCAGGGCCTGATCCGCGGCGAGCTGGAGGTGCCGTACTTCGATCCGGGGGATCGGGTGGTGGTTCCCGGCGATCTGGCACGCTCGATTTTGAAGGTCCGCCACGGCACCGCAGGCACTCTGAAGATGCCGCCGATCGCGAAGAGCCTGGTGGATGAGCAGGCGGCGCAGGTCATTGGCGATTGGATCCAGTCCCTACCGGCAGCACCAGCGGTGCACCTCGTGGCGCCGTCCGGAGCGGGAGGCTCCTACACGGTCGGCGTGCACTTCAGCGAGGCGGTCACCGGTCTCAGCGCTTCCGACTTCTCGGTGCTGGGTGCCAGCGCCAGCACCCTCACAGGCAGCGGCCAGGATTACACCCTCACGCTCACGCCGCACGGCTTCGGGGATGTTCTGGTGAGCCTGCCCGCGGGCAAGGCACAGGGGGCGGGAGGGGAAGGAAACTTCGCCTCCGCGGAAGTCCTCACCACCGTGAGCGATGCCAGCCTGCTGGCCTGGCTAAAGTTCGACAATGGCACGGGCGTTTCCGCGACCGACAGCTCGCCTGAGGAGAATCACGGCACCCTCATCGGAATGGAGGAGAGCGATTGGATCGCCGGCAAGTTCGGCGGTGCGCTGGCCTTTGATGGCGCGGCAGAGGTCGTGAACATGGCGAATCCGGTCACGGGTGATTTCACGATCTCCTTCTGGATGCGCAGCACCCAGGTCTTCCAAGTGGCGAACACCGTGCCGGCCGGGCGTTCCATCGTCAGCGCGGATAGTCCGGGCCCCGCGGCGGATTTCATGATCGGCGGCACCCAGAGTGCCAGCGGCATGAACCGAATTTCCTTCCAGACCGGCTGGGCCGGGGGCGCTTTTCCGAATGTGGTCTTGCACGGCACGAGTGCGGTGAACACCGGCCAGTGGGTCCACATCGGCATCACGCGCGTGCAAGCCAGCGGCGAGATGAAGATCTACGTGAACGGCATGCTGGAGGGGAGCGCGAACGGCAGCACCAGCAGCTTGAACTCGAACGCGGTGCTGACCTTGGGTGGAAATGCCGCCAGCGCGGATTTCAACTATCAGGGCGATCTTGACCAGTTCCGCCTTCACGGCCGAGCACTCTCCGCTTCCGAGATCGAGGATCTGGCTCAGGAGACCGGTGGCCTGCCACCGTATCAGCAGTGGCTCGCCACCTGGTTCGCCGGGTTGACCCACCTGCACGGCATCGCCCTCGATCCGGAACGCGACGGGATCTCGAACTTCGGTGAATTCGCCTTCGGCACGAACCCGCAGGTCTACGATAGCGTCCAGACCCCGCTGAGCCGCGCTGCCGATGGCAGCGTGACCCTGAGCTACCTTGCACGAAAAGCTCCCGCGGGAGCGGGTTATCACGTCCTCGCCGCCGATGATCTTACCACGTGGGAGTCCATCGATCCGGAACTCACGAACATTCAGCGCGAGGATCTCGCGGGCACGGACTACGAGCGGGTGACGGTGACCTACAGCCCGCCCAACGGGACGGAGCGGCAGTTCTATCGCATCGAGGCGGTGCCGGAGTAA